A window of the Hevea brasiliensis isolate MT/VB/25A 57/8 chromosome 6, ASM3005281v1, whole genome shotgun sequence genome harbors these coding sequences:
- the LOC110659051 gene encoding cation/H(+) antiporter 4-like, with protein sequence MCKPGLETRWSGARWTGKVIDNRHDRRNHRKKGCTCRRMKNDARLLEARELTRFTGRRRDSGRRLIDWVEPEERAKSDALGVLALILTLIVIFRPAFRWVIRQTPERMPVNNFYTSTILVLALAAGHLLDRMDLGVLLPIQVATSMIRVDLLVIVSRFSYLKYYIGLTCVLFVVKLSACLVPSLYSKMPLIDSVVLAFILSSKGIIELATYSVRKDNGLISEKNFTLFSVMVLPSSIIVPIFVKYLYDPSRKYAGYQARNIVSLKPESELRILACIHRTDNIASVIKLLDASHPTVESPINVYVLHLIKLIAQATPIFISHQKTGPISTSCSQNVILSFKKYEQDNPNAVSIHAFTSISSTKFMYEDIGTLALDKVTSLILLPLHRKWPIHGLIKCENHSLRTLNCRVLEKAPCSVGIFFERFKLNKENFKKHGPKRSHLSLCMIFLGGRDDREALILAKRMANNSNANLTVINFIADHDDDDTEFVSDEKVPDFTAIEKVQQISVIDESIPYKEQPVKDGPQTALHVHSIADDYDLFIMGRSYGVKSPQTSGLSEWSELPELGIIGDLLGSKDLDTEVSVLVVQQQRQMIYLD encoded by the exons atgtgcaaACCAGGTTTGGAAACACGTTGGTCAGGGGCACGCTGGACAGGGAAGGTCATCGATAACAGGCACGATCGAAGAAATCACCGAAAAAAAGGGTGCACGTGTCGGCGCATGAAGAATGACGCGAGACTTCTGGAGGCACGTGAGCTCACACGCTTCACCGGACGGCGGCGGGACTCTGGGCGTAGGCTGATCGACTG GGTTGAACCAGAGGAAAGAGCGAAGAGTGATGCTTTAGGAGTTCTTGCATTAATTCTTACTCTAATAGTCATCTTCCGGCCAGCGTTCCGGTGGGTGATTAGACAGACGCCTGAAAGGATGCCTGTCAATAACTTCTACACTAGCACCATTTTGGTACTAGCCTTGGCCGCTGGACATCTTTTGGACAGGATGGATCTGG GAGTTCTTTTGCCCATTCAAGTTGCAACATCAATGATAAGGGTAGATTTGCTCGTCATCGTATCTCGATTTAGCTACCTAAAATACTACATTGGCTTAACATGTGTGCTTTTTGTAGTCAAATTGTCAGCTTGTTTGGTTCCTTCATTGTACAGTAAGATGCCATTAATTGATTCTGTAGTTCTCGCTTTCATTTTGAGCTCCAAAGGCATCATCGAGTTGGCAACATACTCTGTTAGGAAAGACAATGGG CTCATCAGCGAAAAGAATTTCACCCTTTTCTCTGTAATGGTTTTGCCGAGTTCAATCATTGTTCCAATCTTCGTTAAATACCTTTACGACCCTTCAAGGAAATATGCAGGCTATCAAGCAAGGAACATCGTGAGTTTAAAGCCTGAATCTGAGCTCCGAATTCTTGCATGTATTCACAGAACTGATAATATAGCTTCTGTAATAAAGCTGCTTGATGCCTCACATCCAACAGTTGAAAGCCCCATCAATGTTTATGTCCTTCACCTCATCAAGTTAATTGCCCAAGCCACCCCAATCTTCATATCCCACCAAAAGACTGGACCAATATCAACCTCCTGCTCTcaaaatgtcatcctttctttcaAAAAATATGAACAGGATAATCCAAACGCTGTATCAATCCATGCCTTTACATCAATATCTTCAACAAAGTTTATGTATGAGGACATAGGCACACTTGCTCTTGACAAAGTCACATCCCTAATTCTATTGCCCCTCCATCGAAAGTGGCCTATCCATGGACTTATCAAATGTGAAAACCATAGTTTAAGGACTCTAAACTGCAGGGTTCTTGAAAAAGCCCCTTGCTCTGTGGGGATCTTTTTTGAGCGTTTCAAACTCAACAAAGAAAATTTTAAGAAACATGGACCAAAGCGTTCACATCTTTCCTTGTGCATGATCTTCTTGGGTGGTAGGGATGATCGCGAGGCCTTGATTTTAGCCAAACGCATGGCCAATAACTCAAATGCAAATCTAACAGTTATCAATTTTATTGCTGATCATGATGATGATGATACTGAGTTCGTATCGGATGAGAAAGTGCCCGACTTTACAGCCATTGAGAAAGTCCAGCAAATCTCTGTTATAGATGAATCTATACCATACAAGGAGCAGCCGGTGAAAGATGGACCACAGACTGCATTACATGTTCATTCCATAGCGGATGATTATGATCTTTTTATAATGGGAAGAAGCTATGGTGTGAAGTCTCCTCAAACGAGTGGTTTATCAGAATGGAGTGAACTTCCTGAGCTTGGGATCATCGGAGACCTGCTTGGCTCCAAAGATCTTGATACTGAAGTTTCTGTTTTGGTAGTGCAACAACAAAGGCAGATGATATATCTAGACTAG